In a genomic window of Mycosarcoma maydis chromosome 5, whole genome shotgun sequence:
- a CDS encoding mRNA-binding ribosome synthesis protein NOC2 (related to excision repair protein RAD4), whose amino-acid sequence MGKQAKSTKKFLRTQLDSTIKRRREHQKKRKVIERSVVAKKQKQLRSTGKKGNAAREVDDPQDLAEYQDGEDVAGKTDKFKGMSVDDFLGGGFKSGAADEDGEDQDEDQDDEEDDDETDDLEQVEDMSDDEEGVGMHAQDLEKLKEKDPEFYAYLQENDKELLQFGQQSDDDDQDEQDDEMPSKPKASSSKAAKAETGPQRVTLKMLAGWQKSMLTHRSLKALRRLLIAFRCAVKPEQEDQRPEGASFIVEEARVFNKLVLTALKYTPVVLQHHVPITQDKRGNVKIPSSNKKWNLIKKPIQSYFSNLFQLTETLTEPQMLEIVVRESTRMVPYALCIPKTTREFIKVALNLWSSQVSEDGVRMSAFLTLRRLGMSGGTASLENVLRGVYSSYIQSSRSVSIHTQAMLNLMKNTAVELFLVDSDVAYTQAFGFIRQLAIHLRNCIKTKTKDAFKAILNWQFVSAIDFWSLLLARACDVESEHQAGVESPLKPLIYPLVQVATGVVGLVPNSRYFPYRLHLLKSMMRIVSRTATYIPLAPSILFVFESPEFQRKLKGSTSPPIDFSTTLRAPTQLVRTRPYSNQLLAEYSFLLVEFLTSQSRSIAFPELVLPLQIQLKRLSKSTTNAKFQSEAKQILDKSLQTALWVTKQRDAIDFTPNNLDKVKDWQMDAKENPLEGMFRLAKKVRAKQEALIQSQAQVVRDDDAQDESDGDEDEDQEEDDKDEDEDDEMEVEEDDDDDDVE is encoded by the coding sequence ATGGGCAAACAGGCCAAGTCGACCAAGAAGTTCTTGCGCACACAGCTCGATAGCACCATTAAGCGTCGACGCGAACACCAGAAGAAGCGAAAGGTCATCGAGCGTTCTGTTGTGGCGaaaaagcaaaagcagtTGCGCAGCACCGGAAAAAAGGGTAACGCTGCGAGAGAGGTGGATGATCCACAAGATTTGGCAGAGTACCAAGACGGTGAGGATGTGGCAGGTAAGACGGACAAATTCAAGGGAATGAGCGTGGATGATTTTTTGGGAGGCGGCTTCAAgagtggtgctgctgatgaggatggtgaggatcaagatgaggaccaagacgacgaagaggatgacgacgaaacCGACGACCTAGAGCAAGTCGAAGACATGtctgacgacgaagagggTGTAGGCATGCACGCACAGGAtctcgagaagctcaaggagaAAGATCCTGAATTTTATGCCTATCTGCAGGAGAATGACAAGGAGCTCCTCCAGTTCGGTCAGCAGtctgatgacgacgaccaagatgaacaagacgacgagatgccAAGTAAGCCCAAAGCGTCTTCATCCAAAGCTGCGAAAGCAGAGACCGGCCCTCAACGCGTGACGCTTAAAATGCTTGCCGGCTGGCAAAAGTCGATGCTCACCCATCGATCACTCAAAGCGTTGCGACGACTTCTCATTGCATTCCGCTGCGCCGTCAAACCGGAACAAGAGGATCAACGACCTGAAGGCGCCTCTTTCATCGTGGAAGAGGCCCGCGTCTTTAACAAGCTCGTTCTCACTGCACTCAAATACACGCCCGTGGTCCTACAACACCACGTACCCATCACCCAAGACAAGCGCGGCAACGTCAAGATCCCATCATCTAACAAGAAGTGGAACTTGATCAAGAAGCCTATCCAGTCGTATTTCAGCAACCTTTTCCAGCTCACCGAGACACTCACCGAACCACAGATGCTCGAAATTGTGGTTCGTGAAAGCACACGCATGGTACCATACGCCCTGTGCATTcccaagacgacgagggAATTCATCAAGGTGGCGCTGAATCTGTGGTCGAGCCAGGTATCGGAAGATGGCGTGAGGATGTCGGCGTTCCTGACACTCAGGAGATTGGGTATGTCGGGCGGTACGGCGTCGTTGGAGAACGTGCTGCGCGGTGTTTATTCGTCCTACATCCAGTCGAGTAGGTCGGTGAGCATCCACACGCAAGCCATGCTAAACCTGATGAAAAATACAGCGGTGGAGCTGTTCCTCGTCGATTCCGACGTCGCCTACACTCAGGCGTTCGGTTTCATCCGTCAGCTGGCGATCCACTTGCGCAACTGCATCAAGACCAAAACCAAGGATGCCTTCAAGGCGATTCTCAACTGGCAGTTTGTTTCGGCAATTGACTTCTggtctttgctgctcgcgcgTGCGTGCGATGTGGAGTCGGAACATCAAGCAGGCGTCGAGTCGCCATTGAAGCCGCTCATCTACCCACTGGTACAGGTGGCAACGGGCGTGGTTGGCTTAGTACCTAATTCGAGATACTTTCCCTACCGATTGCATCTGCTCAAGTCGATGATGCGCATCGTATCTCGCACCGCCACCTACATTCCACTCGCCCCCTCGATCCTGTTTGTCTTCGAATCGCCCGAATTCCagcgcaagctcaaggGCAGCACCTCACCACCCATCGACTTCAGCACCACGCTCCGAGCACCAACTCAACTCGTACGAACACGACCGTACTCGAACCAATTGCTTGCCGAGTACTCGTTCCTTCTCGTCGAGTTCTTGACGTCGCAATCGCGATCGATCGCGTTCCCCGAATTGGTGCTGCCATTGCAGATCCAACTCAAGAGGCTCTCGAAGAGCACCACCAATGCCAAGTTCCAGTCCGAGGCAAAGCAAATTCTCGACAAGTCGCTTCAGACTGCACTCTGGGTTACCAAACAGCGCGATGCGATTGACTTCACACCCAACAACTTGGACAAGGTCAAGGACTGGCAGATGGATGCTAAGGAGAACCCGTTGGAGGGCATGTTCAGGTTGGCCAAGAAGGTGCGAGCTAAGCAGGAGGCGTTGATCCAGTCTCAGGCTCAAGTTGTCAGGGACGAtgacgctcaagacgagagcgatggcgacgaggacgaggaccaagaggaagacgacaaagatgaagatgaagatgacgagatggaggtggaagaggacgacgacgacgacgacgtcgagtGA
- a CDS encoding translation initiation factor 2 (related to translation initiation factor IF-2, mitochondrial), producing MLSRSSLSLATSSRLARWACATSTSTRNTTATTLQIPTACSITRCLATSVSVASGREASSPASNRNQDRSDYRPRRRDEDVRSNHRSGGPNHGVPVAQYSRNQRFAADGTRKRLPHPNAKPRSDREGDRNQSANDQRSSRPRDGPSRFKKAGEAGYSSWRNKDDSALKFGYTAQDGMGSNSASNAATKRDSTVSRLRARNNTPLDDADDRGFRNTEADRFGDATSIEDDASARSPRGVAVDDGILKGNSILERSDRHHTAKQKKKEGRGSLLDPEHDHDHNPSSRSWPTSSSNRQPRHASVSPDNMHASRLDRAPTPRVKPKLLPKVERNIFLPSVISVVMLATRMEKKLRAVQNVMSELGMEDTRPDLMLKFEDAEMIAAQLNVVAIPNDEASFDIYPRPPPSTPEEAASLPRRPPVVTIMGHVDHGKTTLLDKLRSTSVAQGEAGGITQHIGAFSVPISGREQLKGKRKGYQGIQTITFLDTPGHAAFTAMRSRGAMVTDIVVLVVAADDGVMPQTREVIQLVKDANADMDSNDIASSQPHVQMVVALNKIDKPDADPERVKRQLVAAGVELEELGGDVPCVHVSGKTGRGLDDLEETVAILGELAELRAERTGLPQGYVIESKVDKGRGNVATVLIKRGVLSKASPIIAGTAWCKVRQILHSSGRPLANAFPGDPVLVTGWRELPSAGDMLLGATDEQSCKRACENRKQLQEHKKMMQDVEQINEARRAKAEQEEAEAKKEFEDRQRRRAARLAADDGKDPLAVLAAMEAASSGATGETVQVDQDADGVEIAESKDSTTSAGQGKKLLNVIIKADFSGTVEAVVGAISSIGNNEAGVKIVSASVGEPSESDVAKAAALSATIIGFNVTPSKSVLQSAARAQPDPVPVIVSDVIYRLMETVSARVSTLLAPLTEARVHGEATVSQIFDINLKGKTFKKIAGCKVTNGTISKSNAVKVLRGAERKEVYRGKLDQLKHVKKDVAEMRKGTECGMSFEGWQDLKEGDVVQCFSEVEVARSL from the coding sequence ATGCTCTCGAGATCTTCGCTTTCGCTAGCCACCTCTTCTCGCTTGGCGCGCTGGGCATGTGCCACCTCAACATCGACCAGGAATACCACGGCAACCACACTCCAAATACCAACAGCTTGTAGCATCACTCGCTGTCTCGCTACCAGTGTTTCGGTTGCATCTGGTCGAGAGGCCTCGTCACCCGCCTCGAATCGCAATCAAGATCGATCCGATTACCGCCCTCGTCGTAGGGACGAAGATGTTCGGTCGAACCACCGATCGGGTGGACCGAATCATGGTGTACCAGTAGCGCAGTACAGTCGAAATCAGCgatttgctgctgatggaACGAGAAAACGTCTGCCCCATCCGAATGCTAAACCTCGTTCCGATCGGGAGGGAGATCGAAATCAGAGCGCGAATGACCAGCGTTCATCCAGACCCAGAGATGGTCCATCTCGTTTCAAGAAAGCCGGCGAAGCAGGATACTCATCATGGAGAAACAAGGATGATTCTGCGCTCAAGTTTGGCTACACTGCTCAAGATGGCATGGGCTCGAATTCGGCTTCGAACGCTGCTACCAAGAGGGATTCGACGGTTTCGAGGTTGAGAGCTCGAAACAACACCCCGTtggacgatgccgatgacCGCGGTTTTCGCAACACCGAGGCAGACAGGTTCGGAGACGCAACCAGTATCGAGGATGATGCTTCAGCGCGCAGTCCCAGAGGCGTTGCAGTGGATGATGGCATTCTAAAGGGCAACAGCATCCTTGAGAGGTCGGATCGACACCACACCGCCAAGCAAAAGAAAAAGGAAGGTCGAGGCTCCTTACTCGATCCAGAACATGATCACGATCACAATCCTTCAAGCCGATCTTGGCCGACTTCTTCTTCAAATCGACAGCCTCGACACGCTTCTGTCTCTCCAGATAACATGCATGCATCCCGCCTTGACCGCGCCCCTACGCCACGAGTTAAACCCAAGCTCCTCCCCAAGGTAGAGCGGAACATCTTCCTTCCCTCTGTCATCTCGGTCGTCATGCTTGCCACACGCATGGAGAAAAAACTCCGAGCTGTCCAAAACGTAATGAGCGAATTGGGAATGGAAGACACCCGCCCGGATCTGATGCTCAAATTCGAAGATGCCGAAATGATCGCGGCTCAACTTAACGTCGTTGCCATCCCCAACGACGAAGCCAGTTTCGACATCTACCCTCGACCGCCACCTTCGACACCGGAAGAAGCTGCCTCTCTCCCACGCCGCCCACCGGTGGTGACCATCATGGGCCACGTCGACCACGGTAAAACCACGTTGCTGGATAAACTGCGTTCCACCTCTGTTGCGCAGGGAGAAGCTGGTGGGATCACGCAGCACATCGGTGCGTTCAGTGTACCGATCAGTGGGAGGGAGCAACTCAAGGGCAAGAGGAAAGGTTACCAAGGTATTCAGACAATCACGTTCCTCGATACGCCGGGACACGCTGCTTTCACAGCCATGAGAAGCCGTGGTGCGATGGTGACGGATATCGTCGTGCTCGTTGTGGCAGCCGATGACGGTGTGATGCCGCAAACGCGCGAAGTGATCCAGCTGGTCAAGGATGCCAATGCCGACATGGATTCTAACGATATCGCCTCTAGCCAGCCGCACGTGCAGATGGTTGTGGCGCTCAACAAGATTGACAAACCCGACGCGGATCCCGAACGCGTGAAACGCCAACTTGTCGCTGccggcgtcgagctcgaggagctTGGAGGTGACGTTCCCTGCGTCCACGTCTCCGGAAAGACAGGCAGAGGACTAGACGATCTCGAAGAGACCGTCGCAATATTGGGAGAGCTAGCAGAACTACGTGCTGAACGTACCGGCTTACCACAAGGTTACGTGATCGAGTCCAAAGTGGATAAAGGGCGTGGTAACGTAGCTACCGTGCTCATCAAGCGTGGTGTGCTTTCGAAAGCCTCGCCCATCATTGCCGGCACGGCATGGTGCAAAGTTCGTCAGATCTTGCATTCCAGCGGTCGGCCGCTCGCCAACGCTTTTCCAGGCGATCCTGTCTTGGTTACCGGATGGAGAGAGCTCCCGAGTGCTGGCGACATGTTGTTGGGAGCCACCGACGAGCAATCGTGCAAGAGAGCGTGCGAGAATCGAAAGCAGCTACAGGAGCACAAAAAGATGATGCAGgacgtcgagcagatcaacgAGGCTAGGAGGGCGAAAGCCGAACAAGAGGAAgccgaggccaagaaggagtTTGAGGATaggcagaggaggagggcTGCAAGGTTGGCTGCTGACGATGGCAAGGATCCGTTGGCAGTATTGGCTGCGATGgaagctgcttcttccgGCGCTACCGGCGAGACGGTTCAAGTTGACCAGGACGCTGATGGCGTTGAAATTGCCGAAAGTAAAGACTCGACGACCAGTGCGGGCCAAGGTAAGAAATTGCTCAACGTGATCATCAAAGCCGATTTCTCCGGCACTGTCGAAGCCGTGGTCGGTGCTATCAGCTCGATCGGCAACAACGAAGCCGGGGTTAAAATCGTCTCGGCCTCAGTTGGAGAGCCTTCGGAATCCGACGTTGCAAAAGCCGCCGCGCTGTCGGCCACCATCATCGGGTTCAATGTGACGCCTTCGAAAAGCGTCCTTCAGTCggctgctcgagcgcaacCCGATCCTGTACCCGTAATCGTATCTGACGTCATCTACCGACTCATGGAAACTGTCTCGGCACGCGTCTCTACACTGCTTGCACCGCTCACCGAAGCCAGAGTTCACGGCGAAGCGACGGTAAGCCAGATCTTCGATATCAACCTCAAGGGCAAGACGTTCAAGAAGATCGCAGGATGCAAGGTGACCAACGGCACCATCTCGAAATCCAATGCGGTCAAGGTGCTCAGAGGCGCAGAAAGGAAGGAGGTCTACAGGGGAAAGCTGGATCAGTTGAAACATGTCAAGAAGGACGTCGCCGAGATGAGAAAGGGTACAGAGTGCGGCATGTCGTTCGAGGGGTGGCAGGACTTGAAGGAGGGCGATGTGGTGCAGTGTTTCagcgaggtcgaggtggcgaGGAGTTTGTAG
- a CDS encoding putative U3 small nucleolar ribonucleoprotein component, with translation MRQLKYHEQKLLKKHDFLDWKQDAGMREIKVMRRYHIQDRDDYHKYNKLVGKLRHLALRLSTLPVADPFRGKHEQGMLAKLYDMGLLDTGAKMSDITNKLNVSAFCRRRLPVVMVRLKMAETVGQAVKYVEQGHVRVGPDTMSDPAFMVTRNMEDFVTWVDTSKIKRTIARYNDELDDFDLL, from the exons ATGAGACAGCTCAAGTATCACGAGCAGAAGTTGCTCAAAAA GCATGACTTTCTCGATTGGAAGCAAGATGCTGGTATGCGCGAGATCAAAGTGATGCGACGATACCACATTCAAGACCGCGACGACTATCACAAGTACAATAAGCTTGTTGGCAAGCTTCGCCACCTCGCGCTGCGACTCTCTACGCTACCTGTGGCGGACCCTTTCCGGGGTAAGCACGAACAGGGCATGCTTGCCAAGCTGTACGACATGGGATTGCTGGATACGGGTGCCAAGATGTCTGACATcaccaacaagctcaacgtgTCTGCTTTTTGCAGGAGGCGATTACCGGTGGTCATGGTGCGATTaaagatggccgagacgGTGGGCCAGGCGGTCAAGTATGTCGAGCAGGGTCATGTAAGAGTGGGCCCGGATACGATGAGTGATCCGGCGTTCATGGTGACTAGGAACATGGAGGACTTTGTTACCTGGGTGGATacgagcaagatcaagagGACCATTGCGAGATATAACGATGAGCTGGACGATTTCGACTTGCTCTAG
- a CDS encoding MAP kinase — MSIANASSSTASHDLDAADADPCPSACTSVSALCNMSTLPSPRPFGYRPTYVPAMVASGVSAVTVTTNSHRPPSKSHSISSVDSLASVSSNAPSTPTHDADDVRFEMAVIPKLVRASADAYLDRVGKPLPPSPAPQIVATSATTKTNAQAARSVAAAAAAAAAAAAVPPSHSALRNENHKNAISFRVGSKYKVCEIIGEGAYGVVCSAIHRATGQKVAIKKIQPFEHQMFALRTLRELKLLRFFQECDVSENIISILDIIKPSTYEAFTEVYLVQELMETDLHRVIRTQELSDDHCQYFTYQTLRALKPMHCADVIHRDLKPSNVLLNANCDLKVCDFGLARSVLTADQDTGFMTEYVATRWYRAPEIMLTFKQYTKAIDVWAVGCILAEMLTGRPLFPGRDYHQQLSLILDVLGTPTLEEFQNINSRRSRDYIRSMPFRKRREFRTLFPKASPEAIDFLQKTLTFDPRNRLTVEECLQHPYLSAYHDPDDEPGAPRLDPDFFYFDMQKESITKEDLRKELWYQVQEFQPLLR; from the coding sequence ATGTCGATTGCCAAtgcctcttcttcgactGCTTctcacgacttggacgcCGCTGATGCCGATCCTTGTCCATCCGCTTGTACATCCGTATCCGCTCTGTGTAACATGTCGACACTACCCTCACCGCGCCCTTTCGGATATCGCCCGACGTATGTACCTGCGATGGTCGCCTCGGGTGTATCGGCCGTCACCGTCACGACCAATTCACATCGGCCACCTTCAAAATCCCACTCGATCTCCTCGGTCGACTCGTTGGCATCTGTCTCATCGAATGCACCCTCCACACCAACGCATGATGCCGACGATGTACGCTTCGAAATGGCCGTCATTCCCAAACTGGTTCGTGCCTCTGCTGATGCATATCTCGATCGCGTGGGCAAACCGCTGCCGCCATCGCCTGCGCCCCAAATCGTTGCAACGTCTGCAACCACCAAAACGAATGCACAAGCGGCTCGTtctgtcgctgctgctgctgctgctgctgctgctgctgctgctgtgccgcCCTCCCATTCTGCACTCCGCAACGAAAACCACAAAAACGCCATTAGTTTCCGCGTGGGTAGCAAGTACAAGGTCTGCGAGATCATCGGCGAAGGCGCCTATGGTGTTGTCTGCAGCGCCATCCACCGCGCCACCGGTCAAAAggtcgccatcaagaagaTCCAACCCTTTGAGCACCAGATGTTTGCGCTGCGAACCTTGCGCGAGCTCAAGCTACTGCGCTTCTTTCAAGAATGCGACGTCTCGGAAAacatcatcagcatcctcgACATTATCAAACCCAGCACCTATGAAGCGTTCACCGAGGTGTACTTGGTTCAAGAGCTCATGGAGACCGACCTGCATCGAGTCATCCGTACCCAGGAGCTGTCTGACGACCATTGTCAGTATTTCACGTATCAGACCCTTCGCGCTCTCAAGCCCATGCACTGTGCCGACGTGATCCACCGCGATCTCAAGCCGAGCAACGtgctgctcaacgccaACTGCGATCTCAAGGTTTGCGATTTCGGCTTGGCTCGTTCAGTGCTCACTGCGGACCAGGACACCGGCTTCATGACCGAATACGTCGCCACGCGATGGTACCGTGCTCCGGAGATTATGCTTACCTTCAAGCAGTACACCAAAGCGATCGATGTATGGGCAGTCGGATGCATCCTCGCTGAGATGCTCACCGGTCGGCCACTGTTCCCTGGTCGCGACTACCACCAGCAACTCTCGCTGATCCTCGACGTGCTGGGAACGCCGACACTCGAGGAATTCCAAAACATCAACAGCCGTCGATCGCGCGACTACATTCGATCGATGCCCTTCCGCAAGCGTCGAGAATTCCGTACTCTCTTTCCAAAAGCTTCACCTGAAGCAATCGATTTCTTGCAAAAGACACTCACCTTTGACCCCCGCAACCGTCTCACGGTAGAAGAGTGTCTCCAGCATCCTTATTTGTCGGCTTATCACGATCCTGATGACGAGCCTGGTGCGCCACGTCTCGACCCAGACTTTTTCTACTTTGACATGCAAAAGGAGAGCATCACCAAGGAGGATCTGCGCAAGGAACTCTGGTACCAGGTACAAGAATTTCAGCCGCTTCTTCGTTGA
- a CDS encoding D-tyrosyl-tRNA(Tyr) deacylase (related to DTD1 - D-Tyr-tRNA(Tyr) deacylase activity), which produces MRAVLQRVKGATVHVDGKLVSKIGPGIVALIGISTEDTAAEIVPLANKILNTKLWNENQQAGQITIPSQYEPEPEPLSSTSASDPNGSVPPPVTAPVNGESSGEGNARAEQVWGGKPWKRSVVELGGEVLCVSQFTLFARTVKGTKPDFHRAMGGDSARVIYEALLHKLGDSYSHERIKDGAFGEMMDVSLTNDGPVTILLDTAEKK; this is translated from the exons ATGCGAGCCGTTCTGCAACGTGTCAAAGGCGCAACAGTTCACG TCGATGGAAAGCTCGTTTCCAAGATTGGACCAGGAATCGTAGCCCTGATTGGCATTTCGACCGAGGACACTGCAGCAGAGATCGTACCACTGGCGAACAAGATTCTCAACACCAAACTATGGAACGAGAACCAGCAAGCGGGGCAAATCACCATACCCTCGCAATACGAGCCCGAGCCCGAGCCCTTGTCCTCTACCAGCGCCTCTGATCCAAATGGCTCGGTACCCCCGCCTGTCACTGCACCAGTCAAcggcgagtcgagcggcgAAGGCAATGCGAGGGCAGAGCAAGTATGGGGAGGCAAACCGTGGAAACGATCCGTTGTCGAACTTGGCGGAGAAGTGCTTTGTGTGTCTCAATTCACGCTCTTTGCTCGAACGGTCAAGGGCACAAAGCCAGACTTCCACCGTGCCATGGGCGGCGATTCGGCAAGGGTCATCTACGAAGCGTTGCTCCACAAGCTCGGTGACAGCTACTCGCACGAGCGCATCAAGGATGGCGCATTCGGTGAGATGATGGATGTTTCGCTGACAAATGATGGGCCCGTGACGATTTTACTGGATACCGCCGAGAAGAAGTAG
- a CDS encoding uncharacterized protein (related to PEP12 syntaxin (T-SNARE), vacuolar): MSFNDLESGSSSRQGGSAGGGGGSRKTPLPLYRDEVSPSLPPEFEKLSNKIGIQIFKINSNVTAIQKLISLSSSNASAKAAAQDWSKRINDLIETTRELVKDATTDIKQLSTFPLRPTNGGAKLTQGKLQRDFQAAALQFQRAQKEAVAKTRAKLEQDKQKERQMIKSRNSQQLLIDTEESDRSNATGGAEGGVQAEALDLLPEGPTQADLEYQESLITSREAEIREIESGVQELNEIFRDLGNIVQEQGGMIDNIEFNINSIAENTAGADQELVVAHEYQKKAGRRCIILLLIVGFVVSVVLLALLN, encoded by the coding sequence ATGTCGTTTAACGATCTCGAAAGCGGCTCGTCTTCTCGGCAAGGTGGCTCTGCaggtggaggaggtgggTCTCGCAAAACCCCTTTACCCCTGTACCGCGACGAAGTCTCCCCCTCGTTACCCCCCGAGTTTGAAAAGCTCAGCAACAAGATTGGCATCCAAATTTTTAAGATCAACTCAAACGTCACAGCTATTCAAAAGCTTATCTCGCTGTCGTCTTCCAATGCATCGGccaaggcagcagcacaggaCTGGAGCAAACGCATCAACGACTTGATAGAGACAACGcgcgagctcgtcaaggaTGCCACTACCGATATCAAGCAGCTTTCGACCTTCCCGCTCAGACCAACCAATGGCGGTGCCAAGCTCACCCAGGGCAAGCTGCAACGCGActtccaagctgctgcgctgcaaTTCCAACGAGCGCAAAAAGAGGCGGTTGCAAAGACACGCGCCAAACTCGAACAGGATAAGCAGAAGGAACGGCAGATGATCAAATCGCGCAACTCACAACAGCTTTTGATCGACACGGAAGAATCGGATCGCTCCAATGCAACAGGTGGGGCCGAAGGTGGTGTCCAAGCcgaggcgctcgacttgTTACCCGAAGGCCCCACTCAGGCAGATCTGGAATACCAAGAATCGCTCATCACTTCGCGCGAGGCCGAGATCAGAGAGATCGAGTCCGGTGTCCAGGAGCTCAACGAGATCTTTCGCGATCTAGGCAACATTGTGCAGGAACAGGGTGGCATGATTGACAATATCGAGTTCAACATCAATTCGATAGCCGAGAACACGGCAGGCGCAGATCAAGAATTGGTGGTGGCGCATGAGTACCAGAAGAAAGCGGGAAGAAGGTGTATCATTCTTCTGTTGATCGTTGGATTCGTAGTATCCGTTGTCTTGCTGGCTCTCCTCAATTAG
- a CDS encoding ubiquitin-specific protease UBP6 (related to ubiquitin-specific protease) encodes MASTIPIKVKHNGKLHEINLDTAQPATAFKQAIYEKTGVPSDRMKVMVKGGMLKDDHDLTKIGARAGQTFMVIGTAGELPKAPTGAITFIEDMTDSELALATKSRVGLTNLGNTCYLNATLQVLRAIPELQTALGQFDGNLGGADGERNLTAALRDLYKNLSETTEPFPPFAFLTILRQVAPQFAEMTRDGHGFAQQDAEEVWVRIIQALQNSLDGLSGEATLDPSRKFVQQYLTGHMVIKRSTAEAPDEPASISKDPFSILQCNISSTTNEMTSGILDSLNQQVEKTSSTLNRTAVYDETSRIDRLPAYLATHFVRFYWRRDINKKTKIMRKVKFPFVLDATPFLSDELKEKTKQTNLVMKNIEKERDERAKIRKRAKASKIAQEKAAREAKNGSDVGIADASSSGVVVREAEAQDGESGARAKLAMVLTEEQELAERAKEREAIRASMHPDLLADTGCNVSALYELVGVVTHKGAAADAGHYISWVRADLDQPRHPSARDLDQSDADQHWYKFDDDKVSRVSKDKIHALDGGGEDSVAYILLYRSKSL; translated from the coding sequence atggctTCCACAATCCCCATCAAAGTCAAGCACAATGGCAAGCTGCACGAAATCAACCTCGACACAGCTCAGCCCGCCACTGCATTCAAACAGGCCATCTACGAAAAAACGGGAGTGCCTTCGGATCGCATGAAGGTCATGGTGAAAGGTGGCATGCTAAAGGACGATCACGACCTCACCAAGATCGGTGCACGCGCAGGACAGACGTTCATGGTCATCGGCACAGCGGGCGAATTGCCCAAGGCGCCTACGGGAGCGATTACATTCATTGAAGACATGACGGACTCCGAGCTTGCGCTAGCGACCAAGTCGAGAGTGGGTCTGACCAATCTGGGCAACACGTGCTATCTGAATGCGACGTTGCAGGTGCTGCGTGCGATTCCAGAGTTGCAGACGGCGCTTGGTCAGTTTGACGGCAACCTGGGCGGCGCGGATGGCGAACGCAATTTAACGGCTGCTTTGCGGGATCTGTACAAGAACCTGTCCGAGACCACCGAGCCTTTTCCGCCTTTTGCGTTCTTGACCATTTTGCGACAGGTGGCGCCTCAGTTTGCCGAGATGACGCGCGACGGTCACGGTTTCGCGCAGCAGGACGCCGAGGAGGTGTGGGTGCGAATCATCCAGGCGCTCCAAAACAGCCTTGATGGGCTCTCTGGTGAAGCTACGCTGGACCCATCGCGCAAATTTGTCCAACAGTACCTTACCGGCCACATGGTTATCAAACGGTCCACTGCCGAAGCACCCGACGAGCCAGCGTCGATAAGCAAGGATCCGTTCTCGATCTTGCAATGCAACATTTCGTCTACCACCAACGAGATGACCTCTGGCAttctcgactcgctcaaccAGCAGGTCGAAAAGACGTCTTCGACGCTCAATCGCACTGCCGTGTACGACGAAACGTCACGCATCGATCGACTGCCCGCCTACCTGGCCACGCACTTTGTTCGATTCTACTGGAGGCGCGACATCAACAAGAAAACCAAGATCATGCGCAAAGTCAAGTTCCCGTTTGTCCTAGACGCTACGCCGTTCCTGTCGGACGAACTCAAGGAAAAGACCAAGCAGACGAATTTGGTCATGAAGAACATCGAGAAGGAGCGCGATGAGAGGGCCAAGATTCGCAAGAGGGCCAAGGCGAGCAAGATTGCGCAAGAAAAAGCGGCCAGGGAGGCCAAGAACGGGAGTGATGTGGGTATCGCGGAtgcgagctcgagtggtGTTGTGGTGCGCGAAGCTGAGGCGCAAGATGGCGAAAGTGGTGCGCGCGCTAAGCTCGCGATGGTGCTGACGGAAGAGCAAGAGTTGGCTGAGCGCGCCAAGGAGCGTGAGGCGATTCGAGCATCGATGCATCCCGACTTGCTTGCTGATACGGGATGCAACGTGTCTGCGCTGTACGAGCTTGTGGGCGTTGTCACTCACAAAGgcgccgccgccgacgcTGGTCACTATATCTCGTGGGTCCGAGCCGACCTCGATCAACCGCGCCATCCCAGCGCTCGCGATCTCGACCAATCCGACGCCGACCAGCACTGGTACAAgttcgacgacgacaaagTCTCGCGTGTCTCAAAAGACAAAATCCACGCCCTcgacggcggcggcgagGACAGCGTCGCCTATATCTTGCTATACAGGTCCAAGTCTCTCTAG